A single window of Oncorhynchus masou masou isolate Uvic2021 unplaced genomic scaffold, UVic_Omas_1.1 unplaced_scaffold_439, whole genome shotgun sequence DNA harbors:
- the LOC135535054 gene encoding NLR family CARD domain-containing protein 3-like: MKSDWSMNPPLNFREGDFSTEQINQQERSESETLSGQSSQSHQTDLASIFSLLEENIMTFVKNELKRFKRILSPKLPECFESQKQDKEVVDAEDEKQESSAREGALKITLHVLRKMNQMELADTLEKYELALICQSELKSNLKKKFQCVFEGIAKQGNPTLLNKIYTEIYITEGGTGEVNNEHELRPNETTTRKQARPETAIKCNDIFKPLAGQDKPIRTVLTKGVAGIGKTVSVQKFILDWAEGKANQDVQFVFSFPFRELNLMKGDEHTFIELLNHFSMETKQSRISNYDKYKVLFIFDGLDECRLPLDFQKNKICCDVTESTSVDVLLTNLIKGNLLPSALLWITTRPAAANKIPSGCVHQVTEVRGFNDQQKEEYFRKRFSDEDLANRIISHIKTSRSLHIMCHIPVFCWISATVLEHMLKHKREEMPKTLTDMYTHLVVFHTKQKNEKYLGKEETGPHWNKESILSLGKLAFQQLVKGNLIFYEKDLKEAGIDVNEASVYSGLCTQLFKEECGLYHDKVYCFVHLSIQEFLAAVYVFLSFINNNENVMDKLQTKSSIFSLLFRGKHKVTVYKSAVDKALQSETGKPGPFPPLPAGPLTGVQSEALTRSTDKDKKQLTEP; encoded by the exons tagagagggagacttttctactgaacaaat aaaccaacaggagagatcagagtcagagactctcagtggtcagtcttcccagagtcatcaaacagacctggcctccatattcagt TTGCTTGAAGAGAATATTATGACATTTGTGAAGAATGAACTGAAGAGGTTCAAGAGGATTCTTAGTCCAAAACTCCCAGAATGCTTTGAGAGTCAGAAGCAGGATAAGGAAGTGGTGGATGCTGAAGATGAGAAGCAGGAgagcagtgccagagagggggctcTGAAGATCACACTGCACGTCCTGAGGAAAATGAACCAGATGGAGCTTGCTGACACACTGGAGAAAT ATGAGCTTGCTCTGATTTGCCAAAGTGAACTCAAATCTAATCTAAAGAAGAAGTTTCAATGTGTATTTGAGGGGATCGCTAAACaaggaaacccaacacttctcaataagatctacacagagatctacatcacagagggtggaacaggagaggtcaataatgAACATGAGCTGAGACCGAATGAGACAACAACCAGGAAACAAGCAAGACCAGAGACTGCAATCAAATGTAATGACATCTTCAAACCCTTAGCTGGACAAGACAAACctatcagaactgtgctgacaaagggagtcgctggcattggaaaaacagtctctgtgcagaagttcattctggactgggctgaaggaaaagcaaatcaggatgtccaatttgtattttcattcccTTTCCGGGAGCTGAATTTAATGAAAGGGGATGAACACACTTTCATTGAACTTCTTAATCACTTCTCAATGGAAACCAAACAATCAAGAATCTCCAACTACGACAAGTAcaaagttctgttcatctttgatggtctggatgagtgccgactgcccctagacttccagaagaacaagatTTGTTGTGACGTCACAGAGTCAACCTCAGTGGATGTTCTGCTGACAAATCTCATCAAGGgaaatctgcttccctctgctctcctctggataaCTACCCGACCTGCAGCAGCCAATAAGATCCCTTCAGGGTGTGTTCACCAGgtgacagaggtacgagggttcaatgaccaacagaaggaggagtacttcaggaagagattcagtgatgaggacctggccaacagaatcatctcacacataaagacatcaaggagcctccacatcatgtgccacattccagtcttctgttggatttctgcaacagtccttgaacacatgctgaaacataagagagaagagatgcccaagactctgactgacatgtacacacaccttgtggtgtttcataccaaacagaagaatgaaaagtatcttgggaaagaagagacaggtcCACACTGGAATAAAGAGAGCATTCTGTCACTGGGAAAACTGGCTTTTCAACAGCTTGTGAAGGGCAATCTGATTTTCTATGAAAAAGACCTGAAAGAGGCTGGCATTGATGTCAATGAAGCCTCAGTGTACTCAGGATTGTGCACACAGCTCTTTAAAGAGGAATGTGGGCTGTACCACGACAAGGTGTACTGCTTTGTTcatctgagcattcaggagtttctggcTGCTGTATATGTGTTCCTCTCATTCATCAACAACAATGAGAATGTAATGGACAAACTACAAACCAAGTCCAGTATCTTTTCTTTGCTGTTCAGAGGCAAGCATAAAGTTACTGTCTACAAGAGTGCTGTGGATAAAGCCTTACAAAGTGAGACGGGGAAACCTGGACCTTTTCCTCCGCTTCCTGCTGGGCctctcactggagtccaatcagaagcacttacgaggtctactgacaaagacaagaagcagctcacagagccatga